The DNA segment TATTTTAATGCAATATCAATATGAGTGTTTATTCTTCTGAATTGTGTGTGCCTTGATGTTTTATCATTTATGTTGTATAGTTTCGACTTAAATTAGTTTCATGACTTGATGTTCTGCGTTACACATGTGTAATCGCATACAAACAAATGAGGCTTGCGTGGTTGTTTAAGATCTTGAAAGCAGACATGTGTAATTTGTAAAAGCATCCTGTtgagatttacacatgtgtaactaCTGATTGCTTTCTTTTCATCTTGTTCATATTTACACACGTGTAACTGTTTGTTCTATTCTTTGTGTTATTGATGCCAAGTCTTTATCATATCAGATGTTCCATATATTCTATTTTATGTTATTGTAGAGCCACATATACAAGATTTTCAGGAATCGGTTCGTAGTACTTATTATCATTCACCGAATGGCACTAGATATTGGATACCCAATGTATTGGAAGCGTATAGACCTGTTTTGGGTACGGTATTTGCTAAAGAGGAAGATGCAATTTCCATGTATCAGTCATATGTCATATGCTGAGAAAGCTGGGTTTGATATTAGGTTGTCGACAACTAAGAAATCAAAAGATGGTACTGTTAGACTTAGGTATGTTCTTTGTAGTAGATCGGGAAAGCCCAATTGCCAAAATGTTGATTCAATGCTTTTGAAGTCATCTTCCAAGTTGCCTCGTAGCAGTAATTACAAGGTTTCAGACTGTAAAGCTAAAATAAAGGTTAAAGTTTTCAATGGTTATCCTGGTTTACGGTTATATGAATTTGTTGAGTCTCATAATCACCCGTTAGTTTCAATTGAGAACATGGATTTGACGCGCAAGAGGCGGCAACTGGAATTTAGCGACCAAGATTTCATTCATAGGCTAAGTTTAGCTAAAGTTGGCCCGTCAACTGCCTTTAAGATGCAAGTTGTTTTGAAAGGGGGACAACACAACGTCCGTGGTACCAGGATAGAATATAAAAATTTCAGCAAGGATTTAAGAGCTTTCATTGGTTAAGGAGATGCTCAAATGGTTGTAAATATGATGGATAAACGTAAAGTTAATATAGAAAATTACTTTTGCCATTACATAATTCGTCATGGAGAGCTTAGGTCCTTATTTTGGGCAGATGAGGTTATGAAGTGCAATTACAGAGTTTTTGGCGAAGTGTTAGCTTTTGATGCCACCTACAAACTAACCAGTAagaatttgtttgtttgttttttcctATTTTCAGTTgtgtattttttgattttttatttattattatcttgTAGGTATAATATGATTTTTGTTCCTTTTACGGGGGTTGATCACCATAAGAATTGCGTAACATTTGCGGCTGCTCTTCTTTATGATGAAACTATTGAGTCGTTCACATGGATGTTGGAACAATTTCTTGAAGCACATGGTAAGTGTTTctattttacacatgtgtaacttTGCTTCACAAAGTTTATGTTTTACACCATAAGAATAGCGTAACTTTGTTTTATTAATTATCAGGTAAACAACCGAGGCTAGTGTTAACCGACCAAGACCCGGCAATGAAACAAGCCATAGCTAAAGTTTTCAATGAATCTGTCCATCGTCTATGTATGTGGCATATTATGGATAAACATCCTCATAAGGTacatttaatttaaaaataattaatcttgtcagttttacacatgtgtatttatgtttttctagtttctgtgtttttattaaacttgtgtaataatggtattttatttttaaaaattttatctACAGATTGATGGTGATGTGTTACAGAATACCAACTTGAGGGTACGTATACATAAGTTGGTCTGGAATGTTTTTATCGCTCCTGCCACGTTTGAGAAGCGATGGGAGTTATTGACAAATGATTGCAACTTGCAGCGTTACAAGTGGTTGTTTGACATGTTTTCTATTAGAGATCAGTGGGTCCCAGGTTATTTTAGGGACATACCAATGTGTTGTTTAATGAAAACAACGTCTAGATGCGAAAGTTCAAACGCGCTTTTCAAGGTAAACTCTAGCGCATCGAATACTTTCGTTCAGTTTATGTTGTGTTTTGAGATAGCAATTGATGGTCAACGCTACCGGCAACGGGTTTCTGAGCATAAAACCGAATCAACTTCTGCCGCCTTTTTCACCATCTGTTTTTCCCTTTTTTCTGTTAAAACAATAGAAAGCAGTTAAAAACATGTATAAACAGCCTACTTAAACATGTGTAAACAGCTTACTTACaattatttacacatgtgtaaacatcTAACTTTATGATGTGTTTTATTACAAACCTGGAAGCAATTCTTTAATCATCTCATTCCTTTGTCTTCTTAAAACCATCTTCAGATTCACTGAACTTTCTGTTGAAATCAAAGAATTTAACCacaagtttattttattttttaatgatcTATGAAAATGCATTTGTCTTACCTAATTGTCTTTCTAGTTCAGCATCCATTTCTGATAATGTATTAACTCGATCCACATTCAATGACACTTCAGAATCTGTAACCAAAAGTCGACAAAATTTATTGTTTGCTTTCAAAACTGTTATTCAAGTAATAATTGTTACTTGCCTGTTTTGTCATTGGTCTCAGAACTATCGTCATCAATTATGTCtggatttgtttttttatttgagAAACTTTTTGCTTTAATCCTTAATATCCGTGGACTTTTCCAACCTGTAAATATAGTGTATTAATACATCATATTCTACAATATATCTTTATAAAtccgagattaatgttttaggatgcttacttgccaTTCTTCCTTTTTTGCCTGTAGAATCTTCTGATAACAATACCATTAGACTTCCAAAAGCAGTCTATTCAAGTCGAGTCATCATTGAACATATGAGTAAACTAAGCAAGAAAGTAAAATAGCCCAACGAATACAAATATACAACAATCAACGCATCAACCAGTCCAAAATTAAACAGTATTACAATGCACTATAGCAGTTGCAAAATAAGCTTCAAACCCTAACTAATCAATAAACTCTTCACTAGTTACCAAACAGCCACCACCTCATTCATCGCTTTATTATACACAAATCCATAACTTCATATAACTAATTTACACAAATCGCTTTATTATCTACATTCCACTTAATTCAGCTATCTATTCTATATACACACATTACATATCTACTACAGTCCTCATCAGTTAAATTATGAACAATTTTGTTAACATATTTTAACAAATACATATGCAAATCCGAATTGATGGTCAACGCTACCGGCAACGGGTTTCTGAGCATAAAACCGAATCAACTTCTGCCGCCTTTTTCACCATCTGTTTTTCCCTTTTTTCTGTTAAAACAATAGAAAGCAGTTAAAAACATGTATAAACAGCCTACTTAAACATGTGTAAACAGCTTACTTACaattatttacacatgtgtaaacatcTAACTTTATGATGTGTTTTATTACAAACCTGGAAGCAATTCTTTAATCATCTCATTCCTTTGTCTTCTTAAAACCATCTTCAGATTCACTGAACTTTCTGTTGAAATCAAAGAATTTAACCacaagtttattttattttttaatgatcTATGAAAATGCATTTGTCTTACCTAATTGTCTTTCTAGTTCAGCATCCATTTCTGATAATGTATTAACTCGATCCACATTCAATGACACTTCAGAATCTGTAACCAAAAGTCGACAAAATTTATTGTTTGCTTTCAAAACTGTTATTCAAGTAATAATTGTTACTTGCCTGTTTTGTCATTGGTCTCAGAACTATCGTCATCAATTATGTCtggatttgtttttttatttgagAAACTTTTTGCTTTAATCCTTAATATCCGTGGACTTTTCCAACCTGTAAATATAGTGTATTAATACATCATATTCTACAATATATCTTTATAAAtccgagattaatgttttaggatgcttacttgccaTTCTTCCTTTTTTGCCTGTAGAATCTTCTGATAACAATACCATTAGACTTCCAAAAGCAGTCTATTCAAGTCGAGTCATCATTGAACATATGAGTAAACTAAGCAAGAAAGTAAAATAGCCCAACGAATACAAATATACAACAATCAACGCATCAACCAGTCCAAAATTAAACAGTATTACAATGCACTATAGCAGTTGCAAAATAAGCTTCAAACCCTAACTAATCAATAAACTCTTCACTAGTTACCAAACAGCCACCACCTCATTCATCGCTTTATTATACACAAATCCATAACTTCATATAACTAATTTACACAAATCGCTTTATTATCTACATTCCACTTAATTCAGCTATCTATTCTATATACACACATTACATATCTACTACAGTCCTCATCAGTTAAATTATGAACAATTTTGTTAACATATTTTAACAAATACATATGCAAATCCGAATTCACCACTAATTAGTAGCTAAATGCACTCTTATAATCACGAAAACCTAATATACTGAAGTCCTCAAGGCAAACACAACAGCTGGAATGCATGAATTCATCAGAAATTACAAACCAAAAACGATAATCAAGTACGAATATAACAACACATAAATATTGACCAACTACTTTCAAACTACAATATGTAACAACACATAAATATTGACCAAAAagcacaaaatcggactctataaGTAGGTTTCGAGTGGTGCGATTGCATAACAGATAGAAGGGGGAAGATGAGAGGCGTACCGAGTGGATGAATCAGCAGATTTTTGAGCTTCAAATCGAGTGTTCGTCGGTGTCTCTGGTGCAGATATCAACGGTTGAGGGTTTCGAGAAATGGGGAAGCAGAATCCGTTGCTGCGTTTGGTGAATGATTCGAGAAGATGGATTATGTGTGTTTGGACGGTGTCTCTAGTGCAGATATCAACGATTGAGGGTTTCGAGAAATGGGGAAGGAGAAACCGTCTGCGTACGGTGAATGATTCTAGAAGATGGATTTTGTGTGTGTGGACAATAATACCCTTTTCTATTTTACTTCAGCTTTTTTCCTTTTCATTTAAACCCAACTAATCTTAGCCATTAATTTAGGATGATCTATGAATGAGAtttgttctcatggttctcacaaaaTTTagtgttctcaagataaccctcccccatatatatatatatatatatagggagccgctaaaatagaaaccacctccagttgtaagaaccgcgagaaccactctcaaccaatcaggaaaaggggtaatttggtcatttactcTTAAATGTCTAATCTATTCTCTCTCTCTATTTAATGTGACTGACATTCCTCATTTACTCTATCCTCTCTCATCTCACATTTACTCTCTCCACACTCATCTCCGTTCAAGATCTGTTTTAAATGGGTGGTTggccgatgatgatgatgaccagTACCCCACACCTGGTTCTCCGATGATGATGGTGTTTCCGGCGACAACCCCTAGCCAAACACTCCCCCTCCGTCTCTACAGTAATCGCCGGCTACCCACCAGccgctgatgatgatgatgacaataCCCACCCCGACTGACCACCACCGCTTATTTCTGATCACCTCGCCGCCGCACCCACCACCGGTCACATAAACCCACCGACTTCCACCTACCACCGACCATCTCTGATTTACCTCCATCACGGCAACCACCTAACTCATCTCTCTGTTACACCACTGCCGCCCGACCACCGTGGGGCTCCGATTAACCTCCATCACGCCATCAGgtagtttttgtgttttttttttcatgttttcaaagaCCAGATCTTCCGGttgtttttcatgttttcaaagaCCAGTTCTTTGAAAGTTTTGAATCTGGAAAATAtttgatttttgtgggttttgatCTGTTGATTCTGTTGATAGGTGTGGAATCAACTGTTGATATGTGGGGGGTTTCTTTTGAAAGTTTTGGAATCAACTGTTGATTCTTTTGAAAGTTTCTTGGGGGTTTCTTTGGTTTTTGTGGGTTTGACCTGTTAATGGGTGCGGTGGGTGCGGTGGTGTGGCAGTGGGTGTGGTGGGTGTGGTGGGTGCGGTGGGTTTGGTGGTGTGGCAGTGGTTTTCGTGGTGTGTGGCAGTGGTTGATGTCGACGGCTCCGATGTTTGGGTTTTGAGGTCGACTGCTCCGATGTGCGGTGGGTGTGGTGGTGTGGCGGTGGGTGGGTGTGGTGGTGTGGCGGTGGGTGTGGTGGTGTGGCAGTGGGTTTGGTGGTGTGGCGGTGGGTTTCGTGGGTTTTGATTTGTTGTTCTGTTGAATCTGTAGGTTTTGATATGTTGGCTGTGGGcggcgatgatgaaaaaaaacGCCGATCTTGATGACGATGACGCGGCAAGAAcagcggagggtaggtttttaaacctgcaacccttcttttgcagccttttgattatcggttaatctgagccaaaccctgtttttttttttcgagatagactttgttttgatgttgttggtttttaAACTTTTccccctagtcgatgatgataacgataTATCTGAGACATCTCCCAAGTTTGcaatttctgggtgcgttcgtttttgcgtaaagaactttttgtaaaaaaaaaaaatttaacccgTAAACTTTagcgtaaaacataaaacgtaaaaatttttcatgtaaaacgtaaaaagttttaaagtaaaacgtaaaacgtaaaaagttttacgtaaaatgtaaaaagtttttcgtaaaacgtaaaacgtaaaaagttttacataaaacgtacaaaggttttcgtaaaacgtaaaatgtaaaaagtttttcgtaaaacgtaaaaagtaaaaagtttaacgtaatacgtaaaagtttaacgtaaaacgtaaaaagtttaatgtaaaacgtaaaaagtttaaaaggTCTAACGTAAAAAAACTGTATAATAAAACGGCGCCTAAACAAGGGGCGTGAATGTGGAGCATGAAAACGCCGCGAAAAAAAAAACGGGACATAAAAAACGCCGCGTTAAAAAAAGACGCTTGAAAAAGtcgggcgtaaaaaacggcgtgaaaaaaacGACCCATTAAAAAACGATGCGTTAAAAAAcccggcgtaaaaacggcgtgcaaaaatTGGCgcgcaaaaaaaaaatttgtcttttgttaaaaaaatgaatttaaaaatgtttttaataaaaaatcttttaaaaaaataaaaagtaatataataaaactaaaaagtaatataataaaacacaaaaagtaataaaaaataataaaggcaaaaagacaaaaaagagttattttactaaaatacccttttggattaaaatattaaagacataataagacaaaatgcATTTAgtattaatttttgttacttttaatcTTATCGATCTATCTTCTTGATCCAAATGCTAGAAAGTGGTTCCCGtggtttttacaactagaggtggttttcgtTTTAGcaatcccctatatatatatatatatatatatatatatagggttaggatcgtgTGAGAATCACTatgctaattgagaaacttgagaagcattctttaccacacattttccctaagcttttcataatatacacatatgtattgTTAAAAAGTgattatatacatatgtgtataattcaagatttcacaatatacatatatgtatattgtgaattttaaactatacatatgtgtatactaCAAAAAAATTAGGGAAACATGTGGTCCagaacgattctcaagtttctcaaatagggtggacttctcttaaaatccctaccatatatatatatatatatatatatatatatatatatatatatatgtgtgtgtgtgtgtgtgtgtgtgtatatgtatatatatatgataaggatcatgtgagaagtaatAGGCAAATTGACAAACTTGAGAAGCATtttggaccacacattttccctaagcaaaaaaatgcaaaaaaacaaaaagtgaaaaatgcaatttttttttttttggaaaatcggaggtttttctttaaggttttaattttattttttttttttttttacttttttttgagatttatatgtcacacccccaaaatccaccatgcggagtatcaccgcttggagacgtgacatgaccaggaccaagccaccaatcatattgaacaacgtaattaagtaattaaaaccaaccacaatacaattgatggccaaaaggaagttaaccaagttcaatttaaacagcggaagcataagacgttaaaccaaaacataagttcgtagttcataagtttaaagacccaaaacctATGTTTCATAAGTTCATAAGGTTTATTTATTAAGTATGAGACATagcagttcgcatcccacaacgaccgcctccttgtgcaagccccatagcatctagcaacctgcaaagcatgtaacaacgagtcaacaacaaagttgactgagttcacggttggttgtccattttagagttgtttccaaaaacgtagtttaatcttaatcagctatccagccgtgggggttaccccatagttcgaagacgtttattagttaaccatcccatgtccaccttccctggcttTCCAGCCCGACATTCCGGCCGTGGGAGCTACCCCATtatttaaactaccagactcgtttatcatatcgactactaacgaaaattaCTTGTGCCATAGCATCGGTGTCTATcatcaccgacgtgccatagtccatttgtacacgcccgtccgactggcacggtgtgaggtttgttaatcctaatagtgctattaactaatgacccgctcgccatagcctcggcgattaagtcgatataaagggagggacttcgcGGATAGAGTTCTAGTCTAGTAAGTCTAATTCCGTCCTCACAGGACGAGGAATTTTCATTCCTGAACACGTcccaaggacgaggaatccctattcctgaacCCATTCCCATCCCCATCAGgaattaccatgctttgtagaaaagtgtgaactcaccatggttcgctcggttagattagttactctaataatcaggaaatcaagcacgtcctaataaggtacaaataacaatcaatttctcatgcacaacacgtatggtttatctactcattactttcATCACATATCACACAATCTAAACGTCAAGgcattttgttaagttatatattattttaccctaaaataatataacggtaaaataaacaagtattcacacaagagttttagtacataatatatatttatcaaattttatttacgaaagtcaacctccgatacttggtgTTTTGTAATagaaatcatggcgaagtttattttgaaaacaaggttaaaaatacgtttgtaaacacttgttagaaaatattttctaagtgttcaaattttagaaaagtttcgccagagtttcctttgtaaatggaggtgtccatgcttactagcatatcattttcttttcaaaaattcattcagaCAATTCTCAGTCAACGACATACAATCTCtatttaccaaacttgtcaaaaacaagcataaactataaacttatgaacttgaaaatttataaaagtatgtagtaacttactagcatacttagtaagtcttgttacctttaaaaatgtgattagttccttaaaagtttcatttttaaagagtttgaatgttcacaacttctagtaatattttccaaaaatatttctttgtgaaattttctcattacacaagtgtttctacacttgtttatccaccaaaaatgaggttagtttatgtaagatccaagtttcaACGTAACtcatatttttcacttggttctttcgaaaaaccactcatggatctttagatctacaaaattataacctactttgatctttatttttcaagaaaacatttatttattcaagttcatagtttatgtgtggatgattccatcatcctacacatttctaactttctcattgtaacaccccaaatttcgtataacataatataatgttttaatcACAGTATTTGACGGAAGGAAATGGTAAACATAGATTTTTACCATTAGTAAAgtcttataaattttagtaaatcTAAAATTCTTAGGTATGCATGAAGGTTTGCTAGATTAGTATGAAGAAATGGGGGAAGATGACATGTTATGAATAAATGAGgggttgaaaatgaaaaatgtgttattaaaacacataacaaaaaaaaaatgcccAGGGAATGGAAGTGGGTGTGTGTGCGATCGTGAGGAGAGACCAGGGGAAACCTTcccctcaaaaccctaacacctCTCAAATCATCAAATTAAGAAGGAAATTGAAGGTCAATCGAATGCATGTGATCAATTCCTTAGTCATCTAAGGGTTTCCCATCATGGGGTAAGTCGAATGATGTGATTTGATGCTAGTTAATGATAAGGGTTTTGATTAATCTTTGAAGTAGTATGAAATTGAACTTGTTTATGAGTTAGAATCATCATGtagaacatggattatgcatggtttgggttaaattgatgtttatatgtgaaacccatttggttatggtgatgataacaacttgaatgatcacccatgtccaattcttgcttaatattgatgtattttggCATGCATGGTagattcttgttagaggaattgaaagaaatgtgattctagtatgtttaatgattatgtagaaatgattcatgatgattagaaggaggaattttggtgaattatgtatgaggttagaaggatatgcatgaattagttgtacattaagcttagatggtagtacgcacacaaggtgtttgatgaaatgcctgaaTGACAATAATATGTGAAATTCGTACCATACGCTTGAATGATGTGATGAATATATATGGAATGTTTGATCGTATTAGTTTCAACTTAAGAATGGTTATGGAACGAATGAGAATCCTAGAAAAGAGTAAACTTAATTGATATTGGCGTTAACTATAAAGATGTGTTATGAACGGAAtcgtatgtatatgtgtatatgtaaTTATTTGATTATGCGGCCAAATATGTCCTACAAAATGAGCATGAAGCGTAGATGGCATAATGACTATATTCCAACATGTTAATTTGTGAATGAATGTGTGTCCAAGTTGGAAGTTGAAATGCTTGATAGTTGACTTTCTGGAAAGTCAACAATGGTAGGAATGTTGTGAGGTAGATCTCTTATCATAAATGTACGGTTTAGGAAGTCAAAGTGATGCACGAAATATTTATAGCAAGATATGTAATGGCGTGTTTACATTATGCGAGTAGAAAGGATCTCATTGTTAATCTATGCTATGAGTTGCAAGAAATCCATTAATGAAAGTCAATTGTTGAGCATAGATTTATTGTGATTGATGCTTTGTGTGGCCTTGTTTACTAACAAGGGTATCAATGTATGGTCATGTAAGGATAGATAGCATGTCTACGGGCGCAAGCACGGAGGCTAATGGGTCAAAAGAAAGCATGGAACCTATGCTTGAGCttggacgctcaaggtaagtggcttccgactcacttcttagtatgcaTATAGATTTCATGTTCATGAGTATGGGAAATTATGTAAGAATATGAAATAATGAAAGTTTTAAGATATGTATTGATCTAGTTTAGATGAGGGAAGTTATCTAAGTCGAAGGTAATCTGATGGGATtaaacgggtcaagatgaggcaaggaaacgggtatgaacacggatgcacaaggtaagtgatttccgtaatcacttcttagatcgtttaagtaatataatgttttaattaattaaacatgatgttgaGATCAAATATGTGAtgaagtccttcgtcgtaaatgtgggatcctaaagcatATGTAGTAAtagggtacctaaatgtgggatcctaaagaatatgtagtaatagggtacctaaatgtgggatcctaaagaataagtagtaatagggtacctaaatgtgggatcctaaagagtatgtagtaatatggtacctaaatgtgggatcctaaagcatatgtagtaatatggtacctaaatgtgggatcctaaagaatatgtagtaatatggtacctaaatgtgggatcctaaagaatatgtagtaatatggtacctaaatgtgggatcctaaagcatATGTAGTAAtagggtacctaaatgtgggatcctaaagaatatgtagtaatagggtacctaaatgtgggatcctaaagaatatgtagtaatagggtacctaaatgtgggatcctaaagaatatgtagtaatatggtacctaaatgtgggatcctaaagaatatgtagtaatatggtacctaaatgtgggatcctaaagcatatgtagtaatatggtacctaaatgtgggattctaagttaagaatttccttaatccggaggtaggattttaagttaatatgatagaatgtgaatttacaagcatgtaggaagaacgagaggttaaacggataaacggttcaaaagttatgcgcgttttagcgCGTACGAACGACAAAACATCAGTTTTGCCAGACGCCTTATTTAGCTGTTTACGGGTATTTCTGGCTACGGGTAAaggcaaggcccgtcgccgacggcctccccaagtctcaaaagctgaaatcttgttatttaagttgatttatgtatcgtaggcttcggtttgttacCCGTGGACTACGGCGTATGTAGATACGCATGAAGTGACGTAGATGTGTTTATATAAGAGTATGAACGTATGTATGTAATTGGTTATGTGTGATACGACAGTAATTCGGGGAGAATTAGGTAGGTGATATGTTCGAgttagtatgtatgtatgaatgtatttaTGTAAGTATATGTACGTGTGAGCGAAGGTATGCACGTGTGTAATTATGATTCGTTTATGAATGCATGTAAGTATGTAATTATGTATGCAAGATCGGTATATATGTAGGTATCGGTATAGGTATGAACGCAAGTAGCTATGTATGGGCGTAAGCATTATGTATTTAGGTACGAAGGTACAtacgcgtataggtacgaatgtatatACGTGGAtgcaagtatgtatgtatgtatgtgagtaggtatgttTGTAAGTAGatatgtatgtaatgatgtacaTGAGTTTATGTGtgggtatgtacgtatgtacgtagaTGGTCATGTGTGAACATATGAATATGTATGAAGGTAGGTACGCAAGTATCCAATGAAATTGAGTACTAACGTTAATATTAGCGTGTATGGTGAAGgaagtgtaacgcaggaataacaaagaagtctcaccacggaatgtatgatcagatggaaagctgggatgtaaagagttaatGGATCAATAAGTA comes from the Helianthus annuus cultivar XRQ/B chromosome 4, HanXRQr2.0-SUNRISE, whole genome shotgun sequence genome and includes:
- the LOC110933052 gene encoding protein FAR1-RELATED SEQUENCE 1-like — translated: MSNVSSSVDAPNNSSDDALNNSINTNVVDEEEPHIQDFQESVRSTYYHSPNGTRYWIPNVLEAYRPVLGTVFAKEEDAISMLSTTKKSKDGTVRLRYVLCSRSGKPNCQNVDSMLLKSSSKLPRSSNYKVSDCKAKIKVKVFNGYPGLRLYEFVESHNHPLVSIENMDLTRKRRQLEFSDQDFIHRLSLAKVGPSTAFKMYNMIFVPFTGVDHHKNCVTFAAALLYDETIESFTWMLEQFLEAHGKQPRLVLTDQDPAMKQAIAKVFNESVHRLCMWHIMDKHPHKIDGDVLQNTNLRVRIHKLVWNVFIAPATFEKRWELLTNDCNLQRYKWLFDMFSIRDQWVPVYVVF